A stretch of Rhea pennata isolate bPtePen1 unplaced genomic scaffold, bPtePen1.pri scaffold_32, whole genome shotgun sequence DNA encodes these proteins:
- the LOC134154629 gene encoding olfactory receptor 14A16-like has translation MSNSSSLNEFLLLAFADTRQLQLWHFVLFLGIYLAALLGNGLIITAIACDHHLHTPMYFLLLNLSLLDLGSISTTVPKSMANSLWNTRAISYSGCAAQIFFLIIFISAEYSLLTVMAYDRYLAICRPLHYRTLMDSRACVKNAAAAWASGFLYAVLHTGNTFSIPLCQGNVLDQFFCEIPQILKLSCTDSYFREVGALVVGACLFFGCFVFIVLTYVQIFTAVLRIPSEQGRHKAFSMCLPHLAVVSLFICTSFFAYLKPSSISSPFLDLVVGVLYAVVPPAVNPLIYSMRNKELKDALRKLLTETLLE, from the exons ATGTCCAACAGTAGCTCCCTCAacgagttcctcctcctggcatttgcgGATACACGGCAGTTGCAACTCTGGCACTTTGTGCtgttcctgggcatctacctggctgctctcctgggcaatggcctcatcatcacagccataGCCTGTGACCACCatctccacacccccatgtacttcttgctcctcaacctctccctcctcgaccttggctccatctccaccactgtccccaaatccatggccaattccctctgGAACACGAGGGCCATTTCCTAttcaggatgtgctgcccagaTCTTCTTCCTTATCATCTTCATTTCAGCTGagtattctctcctcactgtcatggcctatgatCGCTACCttgccatctgcagaccccTGCACTACAGGACcctcatggacagcagagcttgtgtcaaaaacgcagcagctgcctgggccagtggctTTCTCTATGCGGTGCTGCACACTGGAAATACATTCTCAATACCCCTCTGCCAAGGCAATGTCCttgaccagttcttctgtgaaatcccccagatcctcaagctctcctgcacAGACTCCTACTTCAGGGAAGTTGGGGCTCTTGTAGTTGGTGCCTGTTTATTCTTTGGGTGTTTCGTTTTCATTGTGCTGACTtacgtgcagatcttcactgctgtgctgaggatcccctctgagcagggccggcaCAAAGCCTTCTCCATGTGCCTCCCGCACCTGGCCGTGGTCTCTCTCTTTATCTGCACCTCATTTTTTGCCTACTTGAagccctcctccatctcctccccatttCTGGATCTAGTGGTGGGTGTTCTGTATGCAGTGGTGCCTCCAGCagtgaaccccctcatctacagcatgaggaacaaggagctcaaggatgCCCTGAGGAAACT TCTGACTGAAACATTGCTAGAATGA
- the LOC134154490 gene encoding olfactory receptor 14C36-like — MRSERRCGVGGQRRAHCGKIFTAFATFLLLAFADTRELQFLHFSLFLGIYLAAFLGNGLVITAAACDHRLHTPMYFFLLNLSFLDLGSISTIVPKFMANSLRNTRAISYSGCAAQVFLLVFFFSAEHSLLTVMAYDRYVAICKPLHYGTVPPHFSSPTLDLVLAVLYSMVPPTLNPLIYSVRNKELQETVRKLFQLVQVQQP; from the exons ATGAGAAGTGAAAGGCGGTGTGGAGTGggaggccagaggagagctcACTGTGGGaaaatcttcacagcctttgccacg ttcctcctcctggcatttgcagacACACGAGAGCTGCAGTTCTtgcacttctccctcttcctgggcatctactTGGCTGCTTTCCTGGGCAACGGCCTCGTCATCACAGCTGCAGCATGTGACCACCGTCTCCACActcccatgtacttcttcctgcTCAACCTCTCATTCCtcgaccttggctccatctccaccatTGTCCCCAAATTCATGGCTAATTCCCTGAGGaacaccagggccatttcctactcaggatgtgctgcccaggtcttcctgcttgtcttctttttttcagcagagcattctctcctcactgtcatggcctatgaccgctacgttgccatctgcaaacccctgcactatggcacagtc ccccccCATTTTTCCTCCCCAACTCTGGATCTGGtgctggctgttctgtactccATGGTCCCTCCAACActgaaccccctcatctacagcgtgaggaacaaggagctccaggagACAGTGAGGAAACTGTTCCAGCTGGTACAAGTACAGCAGCCATAG